The following are encoded together in the Oncorhynchus masou masou isolate Uvic2021 chromosome 5, UVic_Omas_1.1, whole genome shotgun sequence genome:
- the LOC135540033 gene encoding succinate dehydrogenase [ubiquinone] iron-sulfur subunit, mitochondrial — MQREVRVTLLKMSVVCLSSLGRCSAVAFRSSAGMVAVRYAQTAAATAPQPRIKKFQVYRWDPDTVGDKPRMQTFDIDLNTCGPMVLDALIKIKNEMDGTLTFRRSCREGICGSCAMNINGGNTLACLNKIDTNTSKATKIYPLPHMYVVKDLVPDMSNFYAQYKSIEPYLKKKDETNEGKEQYHQTVEDRQKLDGLYECILCACCSTSCPSYWWNGDKYLGPAVLMQAYRWMIDSRDEFTEERLSKLQDPFSLYRCHTIMNCTKTCPKGLNPGKAIAEIKKMMATYKEKKSASA, encoded by the exons ATGCAGCGAGAGGTCAGAGTAACGTTGCTCAAGATGTCGGTCGTCTGTCTCTCGTCCTTGGGTCGCTGTAGCGCCGTGGCATTCCGATCTTCCGCCGGAATGGTG GCGGTTCGGTATGCCCAGACAGCAGCGGCCACAGCCCCACAGCCTAGAATCAAGAAGTTCCAGGTGTACCGCTGGGACCCAGATACAGTTGGGGACAAGCCCCGCATGCAGACCTTCGACATTGACCTCAACAC CTGTGGCCCCATGGTATTAGACGCCCTCATCAAGATCAAGAACGAGATGGACGGCACTTTGACCTTCCGTCGCTCCTGCAGAGAGG GTATCTGTGGATCCTGTGCAATGAACATCAATGGAGGCAACACACTGGCCTGCCTCAACAAGATTGACACCAACACCAGCAAGGCTACCAAGATCTACCCTCTGCCACACATGTACGTGGTCAAGGACCTGGTGCCT GATATGAGTAATTTCTATGCTCAGTACAAGTCGATTGAGCCCTACCTGAAGAAGAAAGATGAGACAAATGAGGGAAAGGAACAATACCATCAGACTGTGGAGGACAGACAAAAACTG GACGGGCTGTATGAATGTATCCTGTGTGCGTGCTGCAGCACCAGCTGTCCCAGCTACTGGTGGAATGGAGACAAGTACTTGGGACCTGCTGTCCTCATGCAG GCCTATCGTTGGATGATCGACTCGCGAGACGAGTTCACAGAGGAGCGTCTTTCCAAACTGCAggatcctttctctctctaccgctgTCACACCATCATGAACTGCACTAAGACCTGCCCCAAG GGCCTTAACCCAGGGAAGGCGATTGCAGAGATTAAGAAGATGATGGCCACTTACAAGGAGAAGAAATCAGCTTCTGCTTGA